The following are from one region of the Acidobacteriota bacterium genome:
- a CDS encoding SDR family oxidoreductase: MEGLLQGKTAIITGAGRGIGRATAELFVRHGARVVISDIDQSPLDDTVNDILNAGGEATGVQGDVTDKAFAGKIVGAAIENFGGIDIIVNNAGYTWDGVIHKMSDEQWDAIIAVHLTAPFRIIRAAADFLRETAKREKAERGAAQARKIVNISSTSGTRGNPGQANYASGKAGVIGLTKTLAREWGQFNIQVNAVAFGRIDTRLTQAKEKEEKIVREGVEIAIGIPEDRLKMTTPMIPMGRGGTPEEAAGAIFYFASPFSNYVSGQVLEVAGGL; the protein is encoded by the coding sequence GTGGAAGGCTTGTTACAGGGAAAGACTGCAATTATTACCGGAGCCGGTCGCGGCATCGGTCGGGCGACGGCAGAACTCTTTGTGCGGCACGGGGCGCGCGTGGTCATCAGTGATATTGATCAATCGCCGCTTGATGACACGGTTAATGATATTTTGAATGCGGGCGGTGAAGCCACAGGCGTACAGGGTGACGTAACCGACAAAGCCTTTGCCGGTAAAATTGTCGGTGCCGCGATTGAAAATTTCGGTGGCATTGACATTATCGTCAATAACGCGGGCTATACCTGGGACGGCGTGATTCACAAAATGAGCGATGAGCAATGGGATGCGATTATCGCAGTGCATTTGACTGCGCCATTTCGCATCATTCGCGCCGCTGCGGATTTTTTGCGCGAAACCGCTAAACGTGAAAAAGCTGAACGCGGCGCGGCGCAGGCGCGCAAAATCGTCAACATCAGTTCGACTTCGGGCACACGCGGCAACCCCGGACAGGCGAATTATGCTTCGGGCAAAGCCGGTGTCATCGGGCTTACGAAAACGCTTGCCAGAGAGTGGGGACAATTCAATATTCAAGTGAATGCCGTCGCTTTCGGACGCATTGATACGCGACTCACGCAAGCCAAAGAGAAAGAGGAAAAGATCGTTCGTGAAGGGGTGGAAATCGCTATCGGTATTCCCGAAGACCGCTTGAAAATGACGACGCCGATGATTCCGATGGGACGCGGCGGCACGCCGGAAGAAGCCGCAGGCGCAATCTTCTATTTCGCTTCACCGTTTTCAAATTATGTTTCCGGTCAGGTGTTGGAAGTCGCCGGCGGACTTTAG